Proteins from one Paenibacillus amylolyticus genomic window:
- a CDS encoding sigma-70 family RNA polymerase sigma factor, which yields MGKFPEHISTNLKVDKKHYTMDEVENIERCKLDEHFLGDCILVNENLIWHSVHKYIGKPEMIIKNHCVEKDDILQLGRLGFIKAIRAFDTGRGVKFSSFAVTAIVREIRCFLRDSASIIRPTRTATELINRINRLEHDMGYLPPAHEIALLLDEDVEKINKALQVGKGVKYLDEPVGADDQQSQSVTLMDTIYSGENLEEGILDKLYVDAVIDSVKRKLSEKEVTVLKHRVDGFNQTQTADMEDISQMRVSRIMRKVAKMLDKPDQA from the coding sequence ATGGGAAAATTTCCAGAACATATTAGCACGAATTTGAAAGTAGACAAGAAGCATTACACCATGGATGAAGTAGAAAATATTGAACGCTGTAAGCTCGATGAACATTTCCTCGGGGATTGTATTCTGGTCAATGAGAACCTGATTTGGCATTCCGTTCATAAGTATATTGGAAAGCCCGAGATGATTATTAAGAATCATTGTGTAGAAAAGGATGATATTCTTCAACTGGGCCGTTTGGGATTTATCAAAGCAATTAGGGCATTTGATACGGGGCGTGGCGTAAAATTTAGCTCGTTTGCTGTCACTGCGATTGTCAGAGAAATCCGATGTTTTCTGAGAGATAGTGCAAGCATTATTCGTCCAACTCGCACAGCGACGGAATTAATCAACCGAATCAATCGACTTGAGCACGATATGGGCTACCTGCCACCGGCACATGAAATCGCATTGTTGTTAGATGAGGATGTAGAGAAGATCAACAAAGCACTTCAAGTGGGTAAAGGCGTAAAGTACCTGGATGAGCCTGTAGGTGCTGATGATCAACAATCTCAATCCGTAACATTGATGGATACCATTTATAGTGGGGAGAACCTTGAAGAAGGTATTCTGGACAAGTTATACGTGGATGCGGTTATTGATTCGGTCAAGCGCAAACTTAGTGAGAAAGAAGTGACTGTCCTGAAGCATCGTGTAGATGGATTTAATCAAACTCAGACTGCAGATATGGAAGATATTAGCCAGATGAGAGTCTCTAGAATTATGCGAAAAGTAGCTAAAATGCTGGATAAACCGGATCAGGCGTGA
- a CDS encoding D-alanyl-D-alanine carboxypeptidase family protein, producing the protein MRKITKVLACMLIPVFLLSSLGVTQAQATIQGPSTHAQSAALIDVTSGRILYSKDGDKELRIASLTKIMTAIVAIEHSKLDEKVKVSPTAFAKEGSSLYLKLGEEMTLENMLYGLMLRSGNDAASAIAEHVGGSEEGFVLLMNKKAEQIGLTHSHFMNPHGLDAEGHYSTANDLARLTAYALHNPVFKRIVATEDKSAPNPNESWEYSWHNKNKMLRMYEGADGVKTGYTKKAFRCLVSSATRNGQQLAAVTLNDGNDWNDHARMLDFGFEYFPLVEIAKQEQAVQNTDVVTGRGFWYPLAESEKSSLTKKLILYENRTQSETEGNKQSTNPAFGLAGRINMQLDGKLVGSIPVYRKGSYIPPEPKTDEATMGGIGDVSSWAAAWRAVLSHLLSP; encoded by the coding sequence ATGCGAAAAATAACGAAAGTTCTTGCATGCATGCTTATCCCTGTCTTCTTGCTGTCTTCATTGGGGGTTACTCAAGCCCAGGCAACCATTCAGGGTCCGTCTACACATGCGCAAAGCGCTGCACTCATTGATGTCACATCAGGCCGGATCTTATACAGCAAGGATGGGGATAAGGAACTGCGAATTGCCAGCTTGACCAAAATCATGACAGCCATTGTAGCGATTGAACACAGCAAACTGGACGAGAAAGTGAAAGTATCTCCCACGGCTTTTGCCAAAGAAGGATCATCTCTATATCTGAAGTTGGGCGAAGAGATGACACTCGAGAACATGCTGTACGGGTTAATGCTCCGTTCAGGCAATGACGCGGCCTCTGCCATAGCGGAACATGTAGGGGGTTCGGAAGAGGGATTTGTTCTGTTGATGAACAAAAAGGCAGAGCAAATCGGTCTGACGCATTCCCACTTTATGAACCCTCATGGACTGGATGCAGAAGGGCATTATTCTACAGCCAATGATTTGGCGAGATTAACGGCATATGCGTTGCACAATCCAGTTTTCAAACGCATCGTAGCCACGGAAGACAAGTCCGCACCGAATCCCAATGAAAGCTGGGAATACTCCTGGCACAACAAAAATAAAATGCTGCGGATGTATGAAGGTGCGGACGGCGTGAAAACAGGCTATACCAAGAAAGCTTTCAGATGTTTGGTCAGCTCGGCTACACGCAACGGACAGCAGCTCGCCGCGGTAACGCTGAATGATGGAAACGATTGGAACGATCATGCTCGGATGCTTGATTTCGGGTTTGAATACTTCCCATTGGTAGAGATCGCGAAGCAAGAACAAGCTGTGCAAAATACAGATGTCGTTACAGGCCGTGGATTTTGGTATCCCCTGGCTGAGAGTGAGAAAAGTTCATTGACCAAAAAGTTGATTCTGTACGAAAATCGCACCCAATCGGAAACCGAAGGGAATAAACAATCAACAAACCCTGCGTTTGGATTGGCAGGACGCATCAATATGCAACTTGACGGTAAACTTGTTGGCTCGATTCCTGTATATCGCAAAGGCAGTTATATTCCTCCTGAACCGAAGACAGATGAGGCAACAATGGGTGGTATCGGAGACGTCTCTTCCTGGGCGGCAGCATGGCGTGCGGTGTTAAGTCACCTGTTGTCTCCTTAA
- a CDS encoding nucleoside recognition domain-containing protein — protein MLNIIWLLMILIGFAFAAVNGNIEVVTQAAFDGAATGVTVCFGLISVLVFWMGMMKMAEDAGLLARIAKLLGPVVGFLFPDVPKNHPAMGYILSNMSANLLGLGNAATPMGIKAMQQLQELNPDKQTASPAMCTLLALNTASITIIPTTLIAIRLNYHSANATEIVGTTLMATIIATLAAIIADRWYRNRALHKPPRIQKSGNPGKKG, from the coding sequence ATGCTCAATATAATTTGGTTGCTTATGATTTTAATTGGTTTTGCTTTTGCAGCCGTCAACGGCAATATTGAAGTGGTCACGCAAGCCGCTTTTGACGGAGCGGCGACGGGAGTTACCGTCTGTTTTGGGCTGATCAGTGTGCTTGTGTTCTGGATGGGCATGATGAAAATGGCTGAGGATGCCGGTCTCCTGGCCCGGATTGCCAAGCTGTTGGGTCCGGTTGTGGGCTTTCTGTTCCCTGATGTGCCCAAAAACCATCCGGCAATGGGTTATATTCTCTCCAATATGAGTGCCAATCTGCTGGGACTGGGAAATGCGGCTACACCGATGGGAATCAAAGCGATGCAACAACTGCAGGAGCTTAATCCGGATAAACAAACCGCTTCTCCTGCCATGTGTACTTTGCTGGCTCTGAATACGGCTAGCATTACGATTATTCCGACAACGCTGATCGCCATCCGCTTAAACTATCATTCCGCCAATGCAACTGAGATCGTGGGAACAACATTGATGGCTACCATTATTGCTACACTTGCTGCAATAATCGCCGATCGCTGGTATCGGAACAGGGCTTTACACAAACCGCCACGTATACAGAAAAGTGGCAATCCCGGTAAGAAAGGATGA